The Pagrus major chromosome 10, Pma_NU_1.0 genome contains a region encoding:
- the corin gene encoding atrial natriuretic peptide-converting enzyme: protein MLSARPETCRRVTFSGAGPAGPAGPAAPCPHKLGSTNHLRLLLYILIPTVSLLAGLLLLVLALTGIFGSSLLDSSPLPSPEPIADSDPGYHGNSTNPSSFQENISASPPIHSEDDDATTLGPSSSSQAPPTQPYTTPSDWLTSVTSLSTAWPIGTTSAPDSGSCQPIVEPQCHMLPYNQTWLSSSVAVVKSSEVDMLLRFFSYLSRLSCYRHIMLFGCSLALPECIAADGVHNRRVVLPCASFCEAAREGCEPVLQMFNASWPDFLRCSQFSNITSAVSPPSTPSSPSSSPSSLSPSSSPSSSSVSPTATAGPAPSVCYTPRQIKGKPSVCGGKDHFLCATGICVPQKLVCNGYNDCDDWSDETHCVCTDGKFRCNTGRCLSPSLVCDGYDDCGDLSDELNCVCDPAREHRCGDGRCVSRDWLCDGDHDCLDKSDELNCSCKSQGLLECRNGQCIPSAFRCDGEDDCKDGSDEEHCTREQTQGVCLPGQPSCISTSCPAVCGPGSAACDPRNNNNNNCTRCEPISLELCMNLPYNLTSYPNYLGHLSQRESSVSWEASLFPALVQTGCYQYLMFYACTLLVPKCDPLTLQRVPPCRSLCRNAKGKCESVLGIVGLQWPEDSDCSQFPEEGGNATCLLPEDGVDECSPSHFKCRSGRCVLATKRCDGHLDCDDHSDEDNCGCAERALWECPGSKVCIKTSMICDGFPDCPLLVDEANCTVCRDNELSCNNHQCVHRTLWCDGKKHCSDSSDEWDCVSLSDRSGSVLTVFRTAAEYQVCADEWNHDLSVLTCNQLGLGVPSSVSMVADQPGVPGRRRWLHVHPEWNQRNGSALQARLEKRSHACHSRRRVSVLCTKEDCGVRPAVSVHPHRKKRILGGRVSRRGAWPWQCSLQSGQSGHVCGCVLIGRRWALTVAHCFEGRESAELWKVVIGLNNLDHPGVHSQSRGVRSIIVHPRYNRAVVDYDISVVQLDSEVEETDFVRPVCLPDLGQLPSPDSYCYITGWGHMGNRMPFKLQEGEVRIISLSQCQSYFDMKTITPRMLCAGYDAGTVDSCMGDSGGPLVCEEDGSGRWTLFGLTSWGSVCFSKVLGPGVYSNVTHFTPWIQQQIYIHTYLPD from the exons ATGTTGTCCGCGCGGCCGGAGACCTGCCGGCGTGTCACCTTCAGCGGAGCGGGACCGGCGGGACCGGCGGGACCGGCGGCG CCGTGTCCTCACAAGCTGGGATCGACCAATCACCTTCGACTTCTCCTCTACATCCTCATCCCCACCGTGAGCCTGCTGGCcggcctgctgctgctcgtcCTCGCCCTGACcg GTATATTTGGCAGCAGCCTCCTGGACTCCagccccctcccctcccccgaGCCCATCGCCGACAGCGACCctggttaccatggcaacagcacaAACCCCTCCTCCTTCCAGGAAAACATCTCGGCCTCGCCGCCAATCCACAGCGAGGACGACGATGCCACCACACTCGGCC cctcctcctcctctcaggcCCCGCCCACACAGCCCTACACAACgccttctgattggctgacctCTGTGACGTCACTGAGCACCGCCTGGCCGATCGGCACCACCTCGGCGCCTGACTCAG gcAGCTGTCAGCCGATCGTGGAGCCTCAGTGTCACATGTTGCCCTACAACCAAACATGGCTGTCGTCCTCCGTCGCCGTGGTGAAGAGTTCAGAGGTCGACATGTTGCTAAG GTTCTTCAGCTACCTCAGCAGACTGTCCTGCTACAGACACATCATGCTCTTCGGCTGCTCGCTGGCGCTGCCCGAGTGTATCGCTGCTGACGGCGTGCACAACAG gcggGTCGTGCTGCCCTGTGCGTCGTTCTGCGAGGCGGCGAGGGAAGGCTGCGAGCCCGTCCTCCAGATGTTCAACGCCTCCTGGCCCGACTTCCTGCGCTGCTCACAGTTCAGCAACATCACCTCCGCTGTGTCGCCGCCTTCAACAccttcatcaccttcatcatcaccatcatcattatcaccttcatcatcaccatcttcatcatcagtaTCGCCCACGGCAACAGCAGGACCCGCCCCTTCTGTCTGTTACACGCCGAGACAGATCAAAGGGAAACCCt CTGTATGCGGCGGGAAGGACCACTTCCTGTGCGCGACGGGGATTTGTGTCCCTCAGAAACTGGTGTGTAACGGCTACAACGACTGTGACGACTGGAGCGACGAGACACACTgcg tgtgTACAGATGGGAAGTTTCGGTGTAACACCGGTCggtgtctctcgccctctctgGTGTGTGACGGATATGACGACTGTGGAGACCTGAGTGACGAACTCAACTGTG tgtgtgatcCGGCCCGTGAGCATCGCTGTGGCGACGGTCGCTGTGTGTCCAGAGACTGGCTGTGTGACGGAGACCACGACTGTCTGGACAAGAGCGACGAGCTCAACTGCT cctgtaAGAGTCAGGGTCTGTTGGAGTGCAGGAACGGTCAGTGTATTCCTTCTGCGTTTCGTTGTGACGGAGAGGACGACTGTAAAGACGGCAGCGACGAGGAGCACTGCACCAGAGAGCAGA ctcaggGTGTGTGTCTTCCCGGTCAGCCCAGCTGTATCTCCACTTCCTGTCCGGCGGTGTGCGGGCCGGGCAGCGCCGCCTGTGACCCtcgaaacaacaacaacaacaactgca CCCGCTGTGAGCCCATCAGTCTGGAGCTGTGCATGAACCTGCCCTACAACCTGACCAGCTACCCCAACTACCTGGGCCACCTGTCCCAGAGAGAGAGCTCCGTGTCCTGGGAGGCCTCTCTGTTCCCCGCCCTGGTCCAGACCGGCTGCTACCAGTACCTCATGTTCTACGCCTGCACGCTGCTGGTCCCCAAGTGTGACCCGCTCACCCTGCAGAGGGTCCCGCCCTGCAG GTCGCTGTGTCGTAATGCGAAGGGGAAGTGTGAGTCGGTGCTCGGCATTGTGGGATTGCAGTGGCCCGAGGACTCAGACTGTAGCCAGTTtccagaggagggagggaacgCGACCTGCCTGCTGCCGGAGGACGGAGTGGACG AGTGCTCGCCCAGCCACTTCAAGTGTCGGTCCGGTCGCTGCGTCCTGGCCACCAAGCGCTGTGACGGACACCTGGACTGTGACGACCACAGCGACGAGGACAACTGTG GCTGTGCTGAGCGCGCTCTGTGGGAGTGTCCCGGCAGTAAGGTGTGTATTAAAACCAGCATGATCTGTGATGGGTTCCCAgactgccccctgctggtggaCGAGGCCAACTGCa CCGTGTGCAGAGACAACGAGCTGTCCTGTAACAACCATCAGTGTGTCCATCGGACTCTGTGGTGTGACGGCAAGAAACACTGTTCAGACAGCTCGGACGAGTGGGACTGTg TGTCTCTGTCCGATCGATCGGGTTCTGTTCTGACCGTGTTCAGGACGGCGGCGGAGTATCAGGTCTGTGCTGACGAGTGGAACCACGATCTGAGTGTACTGACCTGCAACCAGCTGGGACTAGG agttcCCTCCTCCGTTTCCATGGTAGCCGACCAGCCCGGGGTCCCGGGCCGTCGCCGTTGGTTACACGTCCATCCTGAGTGGAACCAGAGGAACGGATCGGCTCTGCAGGCCCGACTGGAGAAGAGAAG tcacGCGTGTCATTCCAGGAGGAGGGTGTCGGTGCTTTGTACCAAAGAAG actgCGGTGTGCGTCCGGCGGTGAGCGTCCACCCtcacaggaagaagaggatTCTGGGAGGCCGGGTGTCGCGGCGAGGGGCGTGGCCGTGGCAGTGCTCGCTTCAGAGCGGCCAGAGCGGTCACGTCTGCGGCTGCGTCCTCATTGGCCGGAGGTGGGCGCTGACGGTCGCTCACTGCTTCGAGGG gagggAGAGTGCCGAGCTGTGGAAGGTGGTGATCGGCCTGAACAACCTGGACCACCCGGGCGTCCACAGTCAGAGCCGCGGCGTGCGCTCCATCATCGTACACCCGCGCTACAACCGGGCGGTGGTCGACTACGACATCAGCGTGGTGCAGCTGGACTCTGAG GTCGAGGAGACGGACTTCGTCAGACCCGTCTGTCTGCCCGACCTCGGCCAGCTTCCTTCTCCCGACTCCTACTGTTACATCACAGGCTGGGGTCACATGGGCAACAGGA tgccCTTCAAGCTGCAGGAGGGGGAGGTTCggatcatctctctctctcagtgtcagtCTTACTTCGACATGAAGACCATCACTCCCAGGATGCTTTGCGCCGGTTACGATGCAGGAACTGTGGACTCGTGCATG ggcgACAGTGGCGGTCCGTTGGTGTGTGAGGAGGACGGCAGCGGTCGCTGGACGCTGTTCGGCCTGACGTCGTGGGGCAGCGTGTGCTTCAGTAAAGTGCTCGGACCTGGAGTCTACAGCAACGTGACGCACTTCACACCCTGGATCCAACAACAGATCTACATCCACACATACCTCCccgactga
- the cnga1b gene encoding cyclic nucleotide-gated channel alpha-1: protein MAKVAPSVPSPVSRLTPPTIVLQDMEEESDEDRAAQREQPGVLFNVNNSNNNDDEDEKKKKKKEKKEKKERKEKKEKEKQEKKERKEKKQKEKEEKEKEKEKEKEKEKEKAKDEPPKEIAVIDPAGNTYYYWLAIITIPVMYNWTFIIARACFEELQSDYLHYWFFIDLTSDLVYIADMVFRTRTGYLEQGLLVKDEQKLRDRYKNSFQYKLDLISMIPTDLLFFVFGLKYPEIRLNKLFRFNRMLEFFQRTETRTNYPNALRISNLVMYIVIIIHWNACLYYSFSKAIGFGADRFVYPDPVDPEFGRLVRKYAYSMYWSTLTLTTIGETPPPVENSEYLFVVTDFLVGVLIFATIVGNVGSMITNMNAARADFQARIDAIKQYMSFRKVTKDLEKRVIKWFDFLWTNKKAVDEREVLKYLPDKLRAEIAINVHLDTLKKVRIFADCEAGLLVELVLKLQPQVYSPGDYICKKGDIGREMYIIKEGKLAVVSDDGLKQFVVLSDGSYFGEISILAIKGSKAGNRRTANIRSIGYSDLFCLSKDDLMEALTEYPDAKALLEEKGRQILMKDGLLDLEVAAQGPDPKEIEEKVERMTSTLDVLQTRYARLLAEHEATHSKLKHRVNRLERKLVPPPRADQPGDVAPAPTPETQ, encoded by the exons ATGGCCAAAGTAGCTCCTTCAGTCCCCTCCCCCGTCTCCAGGTTAACTCCGCCCACCATCGTTCTACAAGACATGGAGGAGGAGTCAGATGAAGACAG agcGGCTCAGAGAGAACAACCTGGAGTTCTGTTCAAcgtcaacaacagcaacaacaacgaCGAcga AGacgaaaagaagaagaagaagaaagaaaagaaggagaagaaggagagaaaagagaagaagga GaaggagaagcaggagaagaaggagaggaaggagaaaaaacagaaggagaaggaggagaaggagaaagagaaggagaaggagaaggagaaggagaaagagaaagccaAAGATGAACC TCCGAAGGAGATCGCAGTAATCGATCCGGCAGGTAACACCTACTACTACTGGCTGGCTATCATCACCATCCCCGTCATGTACAACTGGACCTTCATCATAGCCAG ggcgtGTTTCGAGGAGCTACAGTCCGACTACCTGCACTACTGGTTCTTCATAGACTTAACCTCCGACCTGGTCTACATTGCTGACATGGTCTTCAGAACAAGGACCg GTTACCTGGAGCAGGGTCTACTCGTGAAGGATGAGCAGAAGCTGCGTGACCGCTACAAGAACAGCTTCCAGTACAAACTGGACCTGATCTCCATGATCCCCACTGACCTGCTGTTCTTCGTCTTCGGCCTCAAGTACCCCGAGATCCGCCTCAACAAGCTCTTCAGGTTCAACAG GATGCTGGAGTTCTTCCAGAGGACGGAGACCAGGACCAACTACCCCAACGCCCTCCGTATCTCCAACCTCGTCATGtacatcgtcatcatcatccacTGGAACGCCTGCCTCTACTACTCCTTCTCCAAGGCCATCG GTTTCGGTGCTGACAGGTTTGTGTATCCCGACCCGGTGGATCCAGAGTTTGGTCGTCTGGTGAGGAAGTACGCCTACAGTATGTACTGGTCCACGCTGACGCTCACCACCATCGGAGAAACGCCGCCCCCTGTGGAGAACTCTGAGTACCTCTTTGTTGTCACTGACTTCCTG GTGGGCGTGTTGATCTTTGCCACCATCGTCGGTAACGTCGGTTCGATGATCACCAACATGAACGCTGCCAGAGCCGACTTCCAGGCTCGCATCGACGCCATCAAACAGTACATGAGCTTCCGAAAG GTGACAAAGGACCTGGAGAAGCGAGTCATCAAGTGGTTTGACTTCCTGTGGACCAATAAGAAAGCAGTGGACGAGAGGGAGGTGTTGAAGTACCTGCCTGACAAGCTGAGAGCTGAGATCGCCATCAACGTCCACCTGGACACGCTCAAGAAG GTTCGTATCTTTGCGGACTGCGAGGCGGGCCTGTTGGTGGAGCTGGTGCTGAAGCTGCAGCCGCAGGTCTACAGTCCAGGAGACTACATCTGTAAGAAGGGCGACATCGGCAGAGAGATGTACATCATCAAGGAGGGAAAACTTGCTGTCGTCTCCGACGACGGTCTCAAACAGTTTGTTGTCCTGAGTGATGGAAGCTACTTCGGCGAGATCAGCATCCTGGCTATTAAAG GCAGTAAGGCAGGAAACAGGAGGACGGCCAACATCAGGAGCATCGGCTACTCCGACCTCTTCTGTCTTTCCAAAGACGACCTGATGGAGGCGCTAACAGAATATCCTGATGCTAAAGctctgctggaggagaaggGACGTCAGATTCTGATGAAGGACGGACTGCTGGACCTGGAG GTGGCGGCGCAGGGGCCCGACCCCAAAGAGATCGAGGAGAAGGTGGAGCGGATGACGAGCACGCTGGACGTCCTGCAGACGCGTTACGCTCGGCTGCTGGCCGAACACGAAGCCACGCACAGCAAACTGAAACACCGAGTCAACAGGCTGGAGAGGAAGCTGGTGCCGCCGCCGCGAGCCGACCAGCCGGGCGACGTCGCCCCCGCTCCGACACCTGAGACCCAGTag
- the nfxl1 gene encoding NF-X1-type zinc finger protein NFXL1 translates to MEPAWRQQGRGRGRSQEAQGERSRPPQQKERERPGGAGAGPWGAGRGGRTKTAAAPEPQRGASVQSKFEEIRKSNQAAAQRLVESQISSSSSDDEDNDDGAVDHGDGKRGKILASTFTTYTSQTGGDVTGLVRTGQYVSDLFQSGALTCLICIASVKRTQAVWSCSSCFSLFHLPCIQKWAKDSAFLVSSVTDEDFGQKQHPWPCPKCRAEYPPSATPNRYMCYCGKMQDPPADPWLAPHSCGSVCQKELKPTCGHTCLLLCHPGPCPPCPKMVSVSCLCGKAKPLPRRCSNKAWSCQQQCNKLLPCRQHTCTQPCHAECSPCPRVSVQKCVCGREKAERPCASPQWNCQQVCGSLLSCGNHTCEVLCHDGVCPPCPRSVSRTCPCGKTRSSLPCTEEVSPCGDTCDRRLSCGKHTCSMRCHRGSCETCRQEVERECRCGKYRKLMSCHKEYLCDSKCPKTRSCQRHQCRRKCCPGNCPPCDQSCGRTLGCRNHKCPSGCHQGSCYPCPETVEVRCTCSSSVLVVPCGRERSTKPPRCKESCRCPSSCHHPTRETHRCHPGPCPPCRQSCLLPLPSCSHTCPQPCHDLVLVKSQQVQLAGPWEQPSEPAFVKKALPCSPCQVPIPTACFGEHEVSPVPCHRRGRFSCKRPCGRPLTCGNHDCSRECHLVTNGNKCEVCEEACSKPRPPGCPHTCSRPCHPGDCPPCSQMIRQRCHCKISLLYIECTKLTSADEQTKVELGSCNNQCPKELSCGHRCKQVCHPGVCEEKCQQKVKLRCPCKRIKKEFPCSLSDQCVQCDDACRDQQRKVSQLKEAEQRAVQEEEQKKLQEELEAFEKRQQRGGRRSKKRGRREEVDDDGGRAGRWWRRCATFVLVPLGGALLSAAAYYLLTTA, encoded by the exons ATGGAGCCGGCCTGGCGACAGCAGGGAAGGGGGCGTGGCCGGAGTCAGGAGGCTCAGGGTGAAAGGTCACGACCTCCGCAGCAGAAGGAGCGGGAGAGGCCGGGCGGAGCCGGTGCTGGACCGTGGGGGGCCGGACGAGGAGGAAGGACAAAGACCGCCGCGGCGCCTGAACCTCAGCGCG GTGCGTCGGTCCAGTCCAAGTTCGAGGAGATCAGGAAGTCCAACCAGGCTGCTGCTCAGCGATTGGTGGAGAGCCAgatcagctcctcctcctctgacgaTGAAGACAACGATGATGGAGCTGTCGACCACGGGGatggaaagagagggaagatCCTGGCGTCCACCTTCACCACCTACACCAGCCAGACAG gtggtGATGTCACAGGTCTGGTCAGAACGGGTCAGTACGTCAGCGACCTGTTTCAGTCTGGAGCTCTCACCTGTCTCATCTGCATCGCCTCCGTCAAGAGGACGCAGGCG gTGTGGAGCTGCTccagctgtttctctctcttccacctGCCCTGTATTCAGAAATGGGCCAAAGACTCGGCCTTCCTCGTCTCGTCCGTCACCGATGAAGACTTCGGTCAGAAGCAGCACCCCTGGCCCTG TCCAAAGTGTCGAGCAGAGTATCCACCCAGTGCCACGCCCAACAG GTACATGTGCTACTGTGGGAAGATGCAGGATCCTCCAGCTGACCCCTGGTTGGCTCCTCACTCCTGCGGCTCCGTCTGTCAGAAGGAGCTCAAACCCACCTGCGGACAcacctgtctgctgctctgtcaccccg gtccCTGTCCTCCGTGTCCAAAGATGGTGTccgtttcctgtttgtgtggcAAAGCTAAGCCCCTCCCCCGTCGCTGTAGCAACAAG gccTGGTCCTGTCAGCAGCAGTGCAACAAGTTGTTACCCTGCAGGCAGCACACCTGTACACAGCCCTGCCacgcag agtgctCTCCCTGTCCCAGAGTCAGTGttcagaagtgtgtgtgtggtcgagAGAAGGCAGAGAGACCCTGTGCCAGCCCTCAGTGGAACTGTCAACAg gTGTgtggctctctcctctcctgtgggAATCACACCTGTGAGGTTTTGTGTCATGATGGAGTTTGTCCTCCGTGTCCTCGCTCCGTCAGCAGAACCTGTCCCTGTGGAAAGAcca ggtcCTCTCTGCCGTGCACAGAGGAAGTGTCACCGTGCGGTGACACGTGCGACCGCCGTCTGTCATGTGGAAAACACACCTGTTCAATGAGGTGTCACCGAGGAAGCTGCGAGACCTGCAGACag gaggtggagagggagtgCAGGTGTGGTAAATACAGGAAGCTGATGTCGTGTCACAAAGAATACCTGTGTGACTCCAAATGTCCAAAAACCAGAAGCTGCCAGAGGCACCAGTGCAGGAGGAAG TGTTGCCCTGGTAACTGTCCTCCATGTGACCAGAGCTGTGGTCGAACTCTGGGGTGTCGCAACCACAAGTGTCCGTCTGGCTGTCAccaag GTAGTTGTTATCCCTGTCCGGAGACGGTGGAGGTCAGGTGTACATGCAGCTCGTCCGTCTTGGTCGTCCCCTGTGGCCGTGAACGGAGCACCAAACCGCCTCGCTGCAAAGAGTCCTGCAG GTGTCCTTCATCCTGCCACCACCCGACCAGAGAGACCCACCGGTGCCACCCCGGGCCCTGCCCGCCCTGCAGACAGTCCTGCCTGCTGCCGCTGCCCAGCTGCAGCCACACCTGCCCTCAGCCCTGCCACGACCTGGTTCTGGTCAAGTCCCAGCAG GTGCAGTTAGCCGGTCCGTGGGAGCAGCCGTCTGAACCGGCCTTTGTGAAGAAAGCTCTGCCCTGTTCGCCGTGTCAGGTCCCCATCCCAAC agccTGTTTTGGAGAACATGAG GTCAGCCCGGTGCCGTGTCATCGCCGGGGTCGGTTCTCCTGTAAGCGACCGTGCGGACGACCTTTGACCTGCGGAAACCACGACTGCAGCAGGGAGTGTCACCTGGTTACCAACGGCAACAAG tgtgAGGTGTGTGAGGAGGCCTGCTCTAAGCCCCGCCCCCCCGGCTGCCCCCACACCTGCTCCCGCCCCTGTCACCCCGGCGACTGCCCCCCCTGCAGCCAGATGATCCGCCAACGCTGCCACTGCAAGATCAGCCTGCTGTACATCGAGTGCAC gaagTTGACCTCAGCGGACGAACAGACGAAGGTGGAGTTGGGCTCCTGCAACAACCAGTGTCCTAAAGAg ctgagcTGTGGTCATCGCTGTAAGCAGGTGTGTCATCCAGGAGTGTGTGAGGAGAAATGTCAGCAGAAGGTGAAGCTCCGCTGTCCCTGCAAGAGGATCAAGAag gagttCCCGTGCTCTCTGTCagatcagtgtgttcagtgtgatgaCGCCTGCAGAGACCAGCAGAGGAAAGTCAGCCAG ctgaaGGAGGCGGAGCAAAGAGCAgttcaggaggaggagcagaagaagctTCAG gaggagctggaggcgTTCGAGAAGCGTCAGCAGCGAGGAGGTCGGAGGAGTAAGAAGCggggcaggagggaggaggtggatgaTGACGGCGGCAGGGcggggaggtggtggaggaggtgcgCCACCTTCGTCCTCGTCCCGCTGGGTGGAGCTCTGCTGTCGGCCGCCGCCTACTACCTCCTGACGACGGCCTGA